A genomic stretch from Fusarium musae strain F31 chromosome 9, whole genome shotgun sequence includes:
- a CDS encoding hypothetical protein (EggNog:ENOG41), with translation MTGQSTRRWLQLSFLLMAGSASAGSLKLSDFESISDKSFPETCVQAYDTPLSQCTPKDFTDGKACSAACKDSVQQAQGFIQASCGDVSASSESLLSRSQKGNLVAVLCRDVDEPQSEPESAPQTQPQTQPKREPEPEKTQPLATATTSASSTKVLKNILIETGHTTRDDKSDDSLDGPPLSSVDEDLATKSTVLAIDTDQPTGSLPMPAPPSMMTSVTKPSAASQTAASASEEPTPTPTTAGGSVHTPSFGFMCASLAMSAIMYMVVN, from the coding sequence ATGACTGGACAATCTACAAGACGATGGCTCCAGCTGTCTTTCCTTCTCATGGCTGGTTCCGCCTCCGCAGGATCCCTTAAGCTGTCAGACTTTGAGTCTATCAGTGACAAGTCATTCCCAGAGACCTGTGTTCAGGCCTACGATACACCACTCTCCCAATGCACCCCCAAAGACTTCACCGACGGCAAGGCATGCAGTGCTGCTTGTAAGGACTCAGTTCAGCAAGCCCAGGGCTTCATCCAAGCATCATGTGGTGACGTCTCAGCCAGCTCTGAATCACTTCTAAGCCGCAGTCAAAAGGGCAATCTTGTCGCGGTTCTCTGtcgagatgttgatgagcctcAATCGGAACCCGAGTCTGCACCTCAGACTCAGCCTCAGACTCAACCCAAACGGGAGCCCGAGCCTGAGAAAACCCAACCCCTAGCTACAGCAAcgacttctgcttcttctacCAAGGTCTTGAAGAATATCTTAATTGAGACTGGCCACACTACTCGAGACGACAAGTCGGACGATAGTCTAGATGGACCACCCCTGTCTTCAGTGGACGAAGACCTTGCCACCAAGAGCACAGTTCTTGCAATCGACACAGACCAGCCAACTGGCTCTCTTCCCATGCCTGCTCCCCCTAGCATGATGACCTCTGTGACAAAGCCGAGTGCTGCTAGCCAAACAGCGGCGTCTGCCAGCGAGGAACCGACTCCTACGCCCACAACGGCTGGCGGTTCTGTTCATACCCCTAGCTTTGGGTTCATGTGTGCGTCTTTGGCCATGTCTGCTATTATGTACATGGTCGTCAACTAG
- a CDS encoding hypothetical protein (EggNog:ENOG41), with amino-acid sequence MAWSHLDITKPHLVYIILGGFTSLFMLCSSFIKERMYIGEATVATLCGVIFGPHAANLINPQEWGSTDIVTVEFSRIVLVVQCFAVGVELPKFYMERHWKSVVFLLVPVMTFGWLIVSLFIFWMIPALDWLDSLVVAACVTATDPVLASSVVGKGKFAKRVPKHLRDLLSAESGCNDGMAFPFIYLSLYLIQYKRDAQDVSFHFVVYVLLYECIFGAIYGFAIGYIARHGIKFAEKRDLIDRESFLVFYFVVALWCAGSGSILGMDDLLVGFAAGVGFSNDGWFGEKTEESHVSNVIDLLLNLTYFVYFGTIIPWSQFNDGRFGMMAWRLVVIAIFVLFFRRIPIMLALKPFIPDVKTWREALFAGHFGPIGVGAIFVAILARAELEHDEPVPLAEMPPENTEHYELIYLVWPIVCFMVVTSILVHGSSIAVFTLGKRINTLSLTMSYTAAPEDGPSWMNRLPRISSQSRSQARSFSEASIDEEKGPQLPPDALVPPNGPYSHLLRRQRDQGGSRSSSVVSRKRKYKNWEDNGPGGPIAQSAIFPQRQSSTPLSPTEQSEQEESPSQGNTESTLAGDDSSKEKDTDKIEKVEDSPIGSSGQKTPPKPVNVFEEGHDLIFENKDGDVLDVEPAPDSHRQDEDHVPITAVKPGHDKLWTISGFRKRVGEVYNTEIEKRKEKGQDRRHEPARAYQFGNTIIVEDEDGEVVKTYELPTTKGENSEAGPSTTPAEKAAAKPGWTNFGGVFGGSSSNEQTRKKSIAENQAADDKAIRFTIGGVGQRMTKEDFIREVQKLDSRTRKEVVEQSSASQAVKKVAKQDLPPETAVKAAKAAEHHSSGKAKATEAPAASPSRHAGPSSPSKPSEEQGETAVERKRRLAVLSAQGDDEREEETGETPAERRRREAALGVGNAGDDSDDDEGTERVPPSRRGITFADSTRPSRGRAPR; translated from the exons ATGGCGTGGAGTCACCTTGACATCACCAAGCCGCACTTGGTGTACATTATCCTCGGCGGCTTCACTTCCCTTTTCATGCTCTGCTCGTCCTTTATCAAGGAGCGCATGTACATTGGTGAAGCCACAGTCGCTACCCTTTGTGGCGTAATCTTCGGTCCTCATGCAGCCAATTTGATTAATCCCCAGGAATGGGGTTCGACCGATATCGTTACCGTCGAGTTCTCCCGAATTGTTCTTGTTGTCCAATGTTTCGCCGTCGGTGTCGAATTGCCCAAGTTCTACATGGAGCGCCATTGGAAATCTGTTGTCTTTCTTTTGGTCCCAGTAATGACGTTCGGCTGGCTTATTGTCAGTTTGTTCATCTTCTGGATGATCCCTGCATTGGATTGGCTCGATAGTCTTGTTGTGGCTGCGTGTGTTACTGCTACTGATCCTGTCCTGGCATCGTCTGTGGTAGGAAAGGGCAAGTTTGCAAAGCGAGTCCCTAAGCATCTTCGAGATTTGCTGTCCGCCGAGTCTGGATGTAACGACGGAATGGCATTCCCCTTCATTTATCTATCTTTGTACCTTATTCAGTACAAGCGAGATGCACAGGATGTGAGCTTCCATTTCGTTGTGTATGTTCTTCTCTACGAGTGCATCTTCGGCGCCATCTATGGTTTTGCCATTGGTTACATCGCTCGCCATGGTATCAAGTTCGCTGAGAAGCGCGACCTCATCGATCGAGAAAGTTTCCTCGTTTTCTACTTCGTTGTTGCGTTGTGGTGTGCCGGCTCTGGTAGTATCCTGGGCATGGACGATTTGCTTGTCGGTTTCGCAGCAGGAGTTGGTTTCTCCAACGACGGTTGGTTCGGCGAGAAGACTGAAGAGTCTCATGTTTCCAACGTTATCGATCTTTTGCTTAACTTGACTTACTTCGTCTACTTTGGAACCATCATCCCGTGGTCGCAATTCAACGACGGTCGATTTGGCATGATGGCCTGGCGTCTTGTGGTCATCGCCATTTTTGTCCTTTTCTTTCGCCGGATCCCTATCATGCTGGCCCTCAAACCGTTTATACCAGACGTCAAAACATGGCGTGAAGCATTGTTCGCTGGTCATTTCGGCCCAATCGGCGTGGGCGCGATCTTCGTTGCGATCTTGGCACGAGCTGAATTGGAGCATGACGAGCCGGTACCTTTGGCGGAGATGCCGCCCGAGAATACTGAACATTATGAGCTCATATATCTCGTGTGGCCGATAGTGTGCTTCATGGTTGTCACATCAATTCTTGTCCATGGCTCCTCAATTGCCGTCTTTACCCTTGGAAAGCGTATCAACACCTTGAGTTTGACCATGTCTTACACAGCTGCGCCCGAAGATGGACCTTCTTGGATGAACCGACTACCCCGAATCTCTTCTCAATCCAGATCTCAAGCCAGATCCTTCTCTGAGGCATCCATCGACGAAGAGAAGGGACCTCAGCTCCCTCCCGATGCACTGGTTCCTCCCAATGGGCCTTACAGTCATCTTTTACGCAGACAGCGAGACCAAGGTGGCAGCCGCTCATCATCGGTTGTGTCGCGAAAGCGCAAGTATAAGAACTGGGAAGACAATGGCCCCGGAGGACCCATCGCTCAGTCTGCTATCTTCCCCCAGCGACAATCGTCTACGCCTTTATCCCCTACTGAACAGTCCGAGCAAGAGGAGTCACCTTCGCAAGGCAACACTGAATCAACTCTGGCGGGCGATGATAGctccaaggagaaggatacCGACAAGATTGAGAAGGTAGAAGATAGCCCCATCGGTAGCAGCGGCCAGAAGACACCCCCCAAGCCTGTGAACGTATTCGAGGAGGGGCACGATTTGATATTTGAGAACAAGGACGGAGACGTTCTTGATGTCGAACCTGCTCCCGATTCTCACAGACAAGACGAAGACCACGTGCCCATCACAGCCGTTAAGCCTGGCCACGACAAGCTATGGACTATCTCTGGTTTTAGGAAGAGGGTGGGTGAAGTCTACAATACTGAAATCGAGAAGCGTAAGGAAAAGGGCCAAGATCGACGACACGAACCTGCCAGAGCCTACCAATTTGGAAACACG ATTATTGTCGAAGACGAGGACGGTGAAGTCGTTAAAACTTATGAACTGCCCACCACCAAGGGTGAGAACTCAGAAGCCGGTCCCAGCACCACACCCGCCGAGAAGGCAGCAGCCAAACCTGGATGGACCAATTTTGGAGGCGTTTTTGGAGGCAGCAGCTCCAATGAACAGACTAGGAAGAAGTCTATTGCGGAGAACCAAGCAGCCGATGACAAGGCCATTCGATTCACGATTGGCGGTGTTGGTCAACGCATGACTAAGGAGGACTTCATCCGCGAAGTACAGAAGCTGGATTCACGAACAAGAAAGGAGGTTGTAGAGCAATCATCTGCCTCGCAAgctgtcaagaaggttgCCAAACAGGACCTGCCACCCGAAACTGCAGTCAAGGcagccaaggctgctgagcatcACTCTAGCGGAAAGGCGAAGGCAACGGAGGCCCCAGCTGCGTCTCCCTCCCGGCATGCAGGCCCTTCGAGCCCATCCAAGCCATCCGAGGAGCAAGGTGAGACAGCTGTTGAGCGCAAACGCCGTCTCGCCGTTCTATCAGCTCAAGGGGACGATGAGCGTGAGGAAGAGACTGGCGAGACACCAGCggaaaggaggaggagagaggcTGCTCTGGGTGTAGGCAACGCAGGTGATGAcagtgatgacgacgagggcACCGAGAGAGTGCCACCAAGCCGACGAGGTATCACGTTTGCTGATTCGACACGGCCCAGCAGGGGAAGAGCTCCGAGGTAG